In Mytilus trossulus isolate FHL-02 chromosome 14, PNRI_Mtr1.1.1.hap1, whole genome shotgun sequence, a genomic segment contains:
- the LOC134698055 gene encoding E3 ubiquitin-protein ligase TRIM9-like, whose product MAQAASKTCEICVSSPGHNYCEQCDQLFCDGCKISHLRTKMTKNHTFLSGPNINPEVKLYCKEHDENFIYYCLECSTPVCKMCAIKKHKSHDFAEIKESTEGIKAEVKMLIDMKMRNLQSKIKNIDQGSTKYQLDVQKVIQAIKEEGRHLKEMIDTKIEGLIHTLKEKDTGNVQTLQFVGNELKTALDKAKEQQKFYQGTQGIKDTTKLLQKLKQIKSQIDQIQEIQIPIMPSVKYDRQKVAEGEIEKLFGELTFGETVKKEENPKPQKNARFVFIIDI is encoded by the exons ATGGCACAGGCTGCGTCCAAAACGTGTGAGATATGTGTGTCTAGTCCTGGACATAACTACTGCGAACAGTGTGACCAGCTGTTTTGTGATGGATGTAAAATATCGCATTTACGGACAAAGATGACAAAAAATCACACATTTCTGAGTGGTCCAAATATAAACCCGGAAGTTAAACTATATTGTAAAGAACATGATGaaaactttatatattattgcctGGAATGTAGTACGCCAGTCTGTAAGATGTGTGCtattaaaaaacacaaatctCATGATTTTGCTGAAATCAAGGAATCAACTGAAGGAATCAAAGCTGAGGTCAAAATGCTGATCGATATGAAGATGAGAAACCTGCAgtcaaagataaaaaatatagacCAAGGGTCAACTAAATATCAACTTGATGTACAGAAAGTTATCCAGGCTATAAAAGAAGAAGGCAGACACTTGAAAGAGATGATTGATACGAAAATCGAAGGTCTTATTCATACGCTGAAGGAGAAAGACACAGGGAATGTTCAAACCTTACAGTTTGTTGGCAATGAGTTAAAAACAGCTTTGGATAAGGCAAAGGAGCAGCAAAAGTTTTATCAAGGCACCCAGGGTATAAAAGATACTACGAAATTGTTACAAAagctaaaacaaataaaatcgcAAATCGATCAAATACAAGAAATACAGATTCCCATTATGCCATCAGTCAAATATGATAGACAGAAAGTAGCAGAGGGAGAAATAGAGAAACTGTTCGGGGAACTAACATTTGG AGAAACTgtcaaaaaagaagaaaacccGAAACCTCAGAAGAACGCCAGGTTTGTATTTATAATAGACATTTAA